A single window of Cataglyphis hispanica isolate Lineage 1 chromosome 2, ULB_Chis1_1.0, whole genome shotgun sequence DNA harbors:
- the LOC126857420 gene encoding uncharacterized protein LOC126857420 isoform X3, which translates to MENLDISQDRCEQLNLKGEILDQDHAEPLEEILKRVQFNKIDLEGTSLNDESAVILFDMLEYYESAKHLNISLNPDIGARGWQACSHMIKKTQCLEQLEARDIMFNEQNMNILSRALRLACHLQILKLENCGLSGRAIVILVTALKMNTGIRELYLADNGLDLYDAIQLGSLLRINNHLQLLDISNNNVQDDGVRDILEGLINQVNEDKTGKGLSILILWNNRLTKNSSPYISRIIALSKTLETLNIGQNMLTDETLRVINESLKQNRVLLQLGMQSTELTCEGIITLAEIMETNQILQRIDLRDNSIQMRGMRALANVMKMNKTITQIDLDDKPRIRIDGLLHEYMELVAEIRGRCNQNEEERRLLEETTEDAESPQHPSRLLNASSRKISLTCQTLPNPSGRSATSLTADEPATRATLEPAKRGGRLRSPAPSPIPSPVASPVPSPSRNRFVVCRVPEASLRSTDSSASTSPVTPPSLGSSPNFFSGASSGGSSRFRVSVVESASAGRSSPKSVVSSTSGSSITIGFNVRIDAADSDDSNSVINKMDANDNTTASASDMFHVVPLTKEASSSSEDVTTNEDRCDGEMKISSSEQQVKTDETVSATSKGECEKMMEIKEEIKEELDQNYVTGTWQSEKNEMNCDGNGSNSSNVTTMNFEIVATDDRNTETIADRRIVYTSTKELQVPAYPNEDIISISVVEDETSNAIKLSSDNTSESSRVTSEELSTCMSRSSTNTTCKGMLSTRTTESHSREQPSTSVQKHKSSLEKLLSLFQHPGQFFSDSSSVTMDTKSSLQENVSGVMALGDKLQQYLKERTKIDGSCSSEHGSPLKNKSMGMNISQLQNLTGIFASSFKLEPQTSLVKHDTKIFDQVKTQDADIRERDLEESTEIEVARIDNNRNLLDRENNQLRRDDGNNLMEQDQMIKSGEKNLFDQKQTQSMKDDEKDLIGEEKNQIIGRDENLFDQEKNQVFKNNEQMLFDQISRDNKDFINQEESQVSNNDENELFDWMENRTIRIDERNLEDQKKKQYIVRNANEKLEESEEIQERDEIVDDDSEDQRLRDNIARKDGKNYASVRDGTRDVNEEENACNTDDLRWTESDRISNRLLPESVQSKDDFANNLVLGDCHVATNAAAVLPSSPASESTACINIRLTDIAGYSTLGLGKIADVCIECNDAKRFEDFIGEEERDDMLQDSKRTERNDDAECLRRDDLKILGSNNTKCLQHDAVEETNTAMIRTCDITDSINQTSDSRFFSISNIAYGNKKAVDSVSIASNTTDDDVDMIRSVSENSGLSSTSSMSSKDASVYLNEEVTSNMHRDHRCDFMRRREEEGEDLHDDNAYRDSVDRATSTSINIKIDSHGELETTSPYDSHKTPERQLFILNNTDKHRVILQDAAESANHSENEESKRTVDPTILITPSPHEMSVTNLDKSNAEELIFCMTDVSTSIEDELSPQGAASRNSPNKTAESYFELPASNITVPTSSTLLIKNPGSVHRNSQDSGIEETALAIDDTVVEMTKVPLIPPPPPPPPPPPPPPPPPPPPRSSLQESVDSGIESECSSICIRMESATTGISTLEMVTTSKTPTRDDNEDEEEFGEFASDFLARETRLVDSDNTSGDGDGVSYLSGIKCTVVNSMQPVADEGITRPAASIAHSPAAVHGTSSPK; encoded by the exons ATGGAA AATCTCGATATATCTCAAGATCGGTGCGAGCAGCTGAATTTGAAAGGAGAAATCTTGGATCAGGATCATGCTGAGCCATTGGAGGAGATATTGAAGAgagtacaatttaataaaattgatctaGAAGGAACATCTTTGAACGATGAG agtgccgtgatattatttgatatgttAGAATATTACGAGTCCGCAAAACACttaaatatctcattaaatCCGGATATTGGAGCGCGCGGCTGGCAAGCGTGCTCCCATATGATTAAGAAG actCAGTGTTTAGAGCAGCTCGAAGCAAGAGACATAATGTTTAATgaacaaaatatgaatattttgagCCGTGCATTACGATTAGCTTGCCATCTACAAATTCTCAAATTGGAAAACTGTGGATTATCGGGCAGAGCAATCGTCATACTTG TTACAGCCCTAAAAATGAATACTGGTATACGGGAATTATATTTAGCCGATAACGGACTTGATCTATATGATGCTATACAACTTGGATCTCTCTTAAGGATCAACAATCATTTGCAATTGCTCGACATTAG taataataacgtCCAGGACGACGGAGTACGGGATATTTTGGAGGGCCTAATCAATCAAGTGAACGAAGATAAAACTGGCAAGGGACTCAGTATCCTGATATTGTGGAACAATCGTCTAACCAAGAACTCGTCGCCTTACATCTCGAGGATTATA GCATTATCGAAAACATTGGAGACTCTGAATATCGGTCAGAATATGCTGACGGACGAGACATTAAGAGTTATTAACGAATCACTGAAGCAGAATCGTGTTCTCCTGCAATTGGGCATGCAATCGACAGAACTCACGTGCGAGGGAATAATCACGCTTGCCGAGATCATGGAAACGAATCAAATTTTGCAG AGAATAGATTTGCGAGATAACAGCATACAAATGCGCGGGATGCGTGCTCTCGCGAATGTAATGAAGATGAACAAGACCATAACGCAGATCGACTTGGACGACAAACCTCGGATAAGAATA gATGGTCTCTTGCATGAGTACATGGAATTGGTGGCGGAGATTCGCGGTCGTTGCAACCAAAACGAGGAAGAGCGCCGTTTGCTGGAAGAAACAACCGAAGATGCAGAGAGTCCACAGCACCCGAGTCGGCTACTAAACGCGAGCTCCCGTAAGATCTCGCTCACCTGTCAGACACTGCCAAATCCGTCCGGTCGATCGGCGACATCGTTGACCGCCGACGAGCCAGCGACGCGCGCCACACTGGAGCCGGCAAAACGCGGTGGCCGTCTGCGATCTCCGGCTCCCAGTCCGATTCCCTCACCTGTAGCTAGTCCGGTCCCCAGTCCGTCTCGGAATCGTTTCGTCGTTTGTCGGGTGCCGGAGGCATCGTTACGCTCCACCGATTCCTCGGCATCCACCTCGCCCGTCACCCCGCCATCCCTTGGCTCTTCCCCAAATTTCTTTTCTGGTGCGTCGAGCGGCGGCTCGTCACGGTTCCGCGTGTCAGTCGTCGAATCGGCGAGCGCTGGTCGCTCGTCGCCTAAATCGGTTGTCTCCTCCACTAGCGGCAGTTCGATCACGATCGGCTTCAATGTTAGAATCGACGCGGCCGATTCGGACGATTCCAACAGCGTTATCAACAAGATGGACGCTAACGATAACACAACTGCGTCTGCGTCCGATATGTTTCACGTAGTCCCGTTAACAAAAGAAGCATCCTCCTCGAGCGAAGACGTCACCACGAACGAAGATCGTTGCGACGGAGAGATGAAGATTTCATCGAGTGAACAGCAAGTTAAAACGGATGAGACCGTTAGCGCGACATCTAAGGGTGAATGTGAAAAGATGATGGAGATTAAAGAAGAGATTAAAGAAGAATTAGACCAGAATTATGTAACTGGGACGTGGCAATCCGAAAAAAACGAGATGAACTGCGATGGAAACGGAAGCAATTCAAGCAACGTTACGACGATGAATTTCGAGATCGTCGCGACAGACGATAGGAATACCGAGACGATCGCAGATCGTCGTATCGTGTACACAAGTACAAAGGAACTCCAAGTACCTGCATATCCAAACGAAGATATAATTTCGATTAGTGTAGTCGAGGATGAAACCTCAAACGCGATAAAATTGTCCTCGGATAACACTTCGGAATCGAGCCGAGTCACTTCGGAAGAGTTATCCACCTGCATGTCGAGATCTTCCACGAATACCACTTGTAAGGGAATGTTATCGACTCGCACGACAGAATCGCATTCACGAGAACAACCGAGCACATCAGTGCAAAAGCATAAATCCAGTCTAGAGAAGCTTCTATCCTTGTTCCAGCATCCCGGTCAGTTCTTCTCAGATTCCTCGAGCGTAACCATGGATACGAAAAGCTCTCTGCAAGAGAATGTCAGCGGTGTGATGGCATTAGGCGATAAGCTGCAGCAGTACTTGAAGGAAAGAACCAAGATCGATGGTTCGTGTTCTTCAGAGCATGGATCTCCGTTGAAAAACAAATCGATGGGAATGAATATATCGCAGCTACAGAATCTGACCGGCATATTTGCTTCTTCTTTCAAGCTTGAGCCACAGACGAGTCTCGTCAAGCACGACACCAAGATTTTTGATCAAGTGAAAACTCAGGATGCGGATATCAGGGAGAGGGATTTAGAAGAATCGACAGAAATCGAAGTTGCGAGGATCGATAACAACAGAAATTTGCTCGATCGAGAGAATAATCAACTTAGGAGAGACGATGGCAATAATTTGATGGAACAAGATCAAATGATTAAGAGTggcgagaaaaatttatttgatcaaaaacaGACTCAGAGCATGAAAGatgatgaaaaagatttaatcggTGAAGAGAAGAATCAGATTATTGGGAGAGATGAGAATTTGTTTGATCAAGAGAAAAATCAGGTTTTTAAGAACAACGAGCAAATGTTATTCGATCAGATTAGCAGGGACAATAAGGATTTTATCAATCAAGAAGAAAGTCAAGTTTCGAATAATGATGAGAATGAATTATTCGATTGGATGGAAAATCGAACTATAAGAAtcgatgaaagaaatttagaggatcagaaaaagaaacagtATATAGTCAGGAATGCTAATGAAAAACTTGAAGAAAGCGAGGAAATACAGGAGAGAGATGAGATTGTGGACGACGATTCGGAAGATCAGAGGCTGCGAGATAACATTGCGAGAAAAGACGGAAAAAATTATGCGAGTGTGCGAGATGGCACACGCGATGTTAACGAGGAGGAGAATGCATGTAATACGGATGACTTACGGTGGACAGAGTCTGACAGAATTAGTAATCGACTGTTACCTGAAAGTGTGCAATCAAAGGACGATTTCGCTAATAATTTAGTATTAGGCGACTGTCACGTCGCAACAAATGCAGCAGCGGTCTTGCCATCATCGCCGGCGAGTGAGTCTACcgcgtgtataaatataagattaacaGACATAGCCGGATATTCTACTTTAGGATTAGGTAAAATTGCCGATGTATGTATAGAGTGTAACGATGCGAAACGTTTCGAGGATTTTATCGGCGAGGAAGAGCGTGACGATATGTTGCAGGATTCGAAACGCACGGAGCGCAATGATGATGCCGAGTGCTTAAGGCGCgatgatttgaaaattttaggGAGTAATAACACGAAGTGTTTACAACATGACGCGGTTGAGGAAACGAATACCGCGATGATAAGGACATGTGATATAACGGACAGTATTAATCAGACTAGTGATAGtagatttttttcgatttctaACATAGCATATGGTAATAAGAAAGCCGTAGATAGCGTAAGTATCGCGTCGAATACGACGGACGACGATGTCGACATGATCAGATCTGTGTCGGAGAATAGTGGGCTATCATCGACGTCGTCAATGTCTTCGAAGGACGCGAGCGTTTACTTAAATGAGGAAGTTACCAGTAACATGCACCGAGATCATCGGTGCGATTTTATGAGGagaagggaggaggagggggaagaTCTCCACGATGATAATGCTTACCGCGATTCCGTTGACCGTGCAACAAGtacaagtataaatattaagatagaTTCGCACGGAGAATTGGAGACGACGAGTCCTTACGACAGCCATAAGACGCCAGAGCGACAGTTgttcatattaaataacacCGACAAGCATCGAGTTATCCTACAGGACGCTGCCGAGAGCGCGAATCATTCGGAGAACGAGGAGAGTAAGCGGACGGTCGATCCGACCATTCTCATTACTCCATCGCCACACGAGATGTCCGTGACAAATCTGGACAAGTCCAACGCGGAAGAGCTTATCTTTTGCATGACCGACGTTTCCACGTCCATAGAGGACGAGCTATCACCTCAGGGCGCTGCGTCCAGAAACTCACCGAATAAAACGGCAGAGTCATACTTTGAGCTTCCTGCTTCGAATATCACCGTGCCAACGAGCAGCACGCTTCTCATCAAGAATCCCGGAAGCGTGCACAGGAATAGTCAGGATTCCGGGATCGAAGAGACTGCATTGGCAATCGATGATACTGTCGTTGAAATGACAAAGGTGCCGCTGataccgccgccgccgccgccaccaccgccgccaccaccgccaccaccgccgccaccaccgccACGCAGCAGTCTCCAGGAGAGCGTGGACTCGGGGATTGAGTCGGAGTGTTCGTCGATATGCATCAGGATGGAATCCGCTACGACCGGAATCAGCACGCTGGAAATGGTCACGACGTCGAAGACGCCAACGCGTGACGATAACGAAGACGAGGAGGAATTCGGCGAATTTGCGTCGGATTTTCTCGCGAGGGAAACACGACTGGTCGATAGCGATAATACGAGTGGCGACGGCGATGGTGTCTCGTATCTCAGCGGCATCAAGTGCACGGTCGTCAACTCGATGCAACCCGTTGCCGATGAAGGTATCACTCGACCGGCAGCATCGATCGCGCACTCTCCCGCCGCCGTGCATGGGACCAG CAGTCCGAAATAA